TCGGAAAAATATAGGTGACCCAGCCCTGAGCACCAATTTCAACTTTTTTTAAATGTATAGGTATGGTTTTTACATCGAAGGCAGCAATTGGTATTGACCAATCAACTTGAGAAAAGTGTAAATCTTCAGGCGCAAAATTATTCCATCGTCTTAAAAGGCTATTAAATACATGTTCTCCTAAAGGAAATACTTGGATGATTTTTCTGTCTACTTTGAAACTTGTAGAACTTTTGAAATCCAAAGTGATTTTTGATGAAACTGGGGTTTGAGAAATTAAAGAGTAGTGACTAGCGCCTGCCAGAGGATGACTACCTGGCAAAATATGGGTTTGACATAAGCGAAATCGAAATTTATCAAGACAGACAGATTGATTCACTGTTTGTTCTATACCATTAAGTAATGGCTGTAATAAATCACCTCTGAGCAAACAAATTCTAAAAAATAGGCGATCGCCAGCTTTTGTCAACTTGGCATGACGTTTTCCCATTAAAGGAGAAATAGAAAAAGGAGATATTTGGCTTTG
The Picosynechococcus sp. PCC 7002 genome window above contains:
- the cas6 gene encoding CRISPR system precrRNA processing endoribonuclease RAMP protein Cas6, with product MPNDPYSLYSIVIELGAAEKGFPTGILGRSLHSQVLQWFKQDNPFLATELHQSQISPFSISPLMGKRHAKLTKAGDRLFFRICLLRGDLLQPLLNGIEQTVNQSVCLDKFRFRLCQTHILPGSHPLAGASHYSLISQTPVSSKITLDFKSSTSFKVDRKIIQVFPLGEHVFNSLLRRWNNFAPEDLHFSQVDWSIPIAAFDVKTIPIHLKKVEIGAQGWVTYIFPNTEQAKIASVLSEFAFFSGVGRKTTMGMGQVQVRS